From Brassica oleracea var. oleracea cultivar TO1000 chromosome C3, BOL, whole genome shotgun sequence, a single genomic window includes:
- the LOC106333742 gene encoding exopolygalacturonase-like, with amino-acid sequence MTCIAYAFKALCLSLLFVDAVASRPTNRPKVFNVQRYGAKAGGKADNTKAFTNIWKSACTRKGGNSKIYVPKGTFYLGGVEFVGPCANQIEFVIDGTLLAPSNPRDIKNDTWIQFRYINNLIISGAGTLDGQGKESWPLNDCHKNPSCPKLAMTMGFAFVNNSRINGITSLNSKMGHFNFFSVHHFNITDVTITAPGDSPNTDGLKFGFCSNINISKTHIGTGDDCIAILSGTTNMDISNVNCGPGHGISVGSLGKNKEEKDVNGLTVRDIVFNGTSDGIRIKTWESSASKILVSNFVYENIQMINVGNPINIDQKYCPHPPCEKKGQSHVQIQDLKLKNIYGTSMNKVAVNLQCSKSFPCKMVELIDINIEHKGVEGGPSTAVCENVDGSARGTMVPQHCLN; translated from the exons ATGACTTGCATTGCTTATGCGTTTAAGGCTTTGTGTTTGTCTCTCTTGTTCGTCGACGCCGTTGCAAGTCGTCCGACCAATAGGCCAAAGGTTTTTAACGTCCAACGCTATGGTGCCAAAGCTGGCGGAAAAGCTGATAACACCAAG GCGTTCACAAACATATGGAAAAGCGCATGCACAAGGAAAGGTGGTAATAGTAAAATCTACGTACCGAAAGGAACGTTTTATCTCGGTGGTGTAGAGTTCGTAGGGCCATGTGCGAATCAGATTGAATTCGTTATCGATGGAACTTTATTGGCTCCTTCAAACCCCAGGGACATTAAGAATGACACATGGATCCAGTTCAGGTACATTAACAATCTTATTATCTCCGGTGCCGGTACACTCGACGGCCAAGGAAAAGAGTCTTGGCCACTAAATGACTGCCACAAAAACCCCAGTTGTCCTAAGCTAGCTATG ACCATGGGATTTGCATTCGTGAACAACTCAAGAATCAATGGGATAACGTCACTCAACAGCAAAATGGGACACTTCAACTTCTTCTCTGTCCATCACTTCAACATCACTGACGTCACTATAACAGCTCCCGGCGACAGCCCAAACACTGATGGGCTAAAGTTCGGGTTCTGTAGCAACATTAACATCTCCAAGACACACATTGGTACAGGAGACGACTGTATAGCCATCCTTTCCGGAACCACCAACATGGATATCTCTAATGTCAATTGTGGTCCCGGACATGGGATCAGTGTCGGAAGCTTAGGGAAGAACAAAGAAGAGAAGGACGTTAATGGCTTAACCGTAAGAGACATAGTCTTTAACGGCACTAGCGATGGTATTCGGATCAAGACTTGGGAATCTTCAGCTTCGAAGATATTGGTTTCTAACTTTGTGTACGAGAATATTCAAATGATTAATGTTGGAAACCCTATCAACATCGACCAGAAGTATTGTCCTCACCCACCTTGTGAAAAGAAG GGACAATCACACGTTCAAATCCAAGACCTTAAATTAAAGAACATATATGGAACATCGATGAACAAAGTGGCGGTGAATCTACAATGTAGCAAGAGCTTTCCATGCAAGATGGTTGAGCTAATTGACATTAACATAGAGCATAAGGGAGTCGAGGGTGGTCCTTCCACTGCGGTATGTGAGAATGTTGACGGTTCTGCACGTGGCACGATGGTTCCTCAGCATTGTCTGAACTGA
- the LOC106335956 gene encoding oxysterol-binding protein-related protein 1C isoform X2, with translation MLSFCCVSTVSDHSLPMPLPEQPGVTRSEPIMTRSASHSQSYNHNHHHQSNHHPLHLHSLSFNHQSQPPPVDVKINDIVGNGIAGILHKWVNYGRGWRSRWFVLQDGVLSYYKIHGPDKIFLSPESEKGSKVIGEESARMISSHHHYKHGASHLHHRKPFGEVHLKVSSVRESRSDDKRFSIFTGTKRLHLRADTREDRATWVEALQAVKDMFPRMSNSELMAPTNNLAMSTEKLRQRLTDEGVCELAIQDCEQIMRSEFSALQSQLVLLKQKQWLLIDTLRQLETEKVDLENTLVDESQRQAVNGGSIDLRHEKCSGTATESDDDHERGDAETDEEDNTFFDTRDFLSSSSFKSSGSDFRTSSFSSDGDGFGSSEDDIDPSIKSIGCDYPHVKRRKSLPEPVEKEKSVSLWSMIKDNIGKDLTKVCLPVYFNEPLSSLQKCFEDLEYSYLLDRAFEWGKRGNSLMRILNVAAFAVSGYASTEGRICKPFNPLLGETYEADYPDKGLRFFSEKVSHHPMVVACHCDGTGWKFWADSNLKSKFWGRSIQLDPVGVLTLQFDDGEILQWSKVTTSIYNLILGKLYCDHYGTMRIEGSAEYSCKLKFKEQSIIDRNPHQVHGIVQDKSGKTVATMFGKWDESMHYVTGDCSGKGKLSEDMSGAQLLWKRSKPPGSPTKYNLTRFAMTLNELTPGLKEKLPPTDSRLRPDQRYLENGEFEMANEEKLRLEQRQRQARKMQERGWKPKWFTKEEGSEAYRYKGGYWEARESRSWEDCPDIFGHIDSEQQTE, from the exons ATGCTTTCCTTCTGTTGCGTCTCTACTGTCTCCGATCACTCTCTCCCGATGCCGTTGCCGGAGCAACCCGGTGTGACACGATCCGAACCGATCATGACTCGATCTGCTTCCCATTCCCAGAGTTATAATCATAATCATCATCATCAATCCAACCACCATCCCCTCCATCTCCATAGTCTCTCCTTCAACCACCAGAGCCAACCTCCGCCGGTTGATGTGAAGATTAACGACATCGTTGGGAATGGAATCGCCGGGATATTGCATAAGTGGGTGAATTACGGTAGGGGATGGAGATCAAGGTGGTTCGTATTGCAGGATGGCGTTCTTTCGTATTATAAAATCCATGGACCTGATAAGATCTTCCTCAGTCCTGAATCCGAAAAGGGATCAAAAGTTATCGGAGAGGAGTCTGCTCGTATGATCTCTAGCCACCACCACTACAAGCACGGTGCCAGCCATCTCCATCATCGCAAGCCTTTCGGAGAAGTCCATCTCAAG GTTTCTTCGGTGCGGGAGAGCAGATCAGATGATAAGAGGTTTTCCATTTTCACTGGCACCAAGAGGCTCCACTTGCGAGCAGATACGCGTGAGGACCGAGCAACTTGGGTTGAGGCACTGCAAGCTGTTAAAGATATGTTTCCAAGGATGTCCAACAGTGAGTTGATGGCCCCTACCAACAATTTGGCCATGTCCACTGAGAAGCTTCGTCAACGCTTGACTGATGAAGGAGTTTGTGAGTTAGCTATTCAGGACTGTGAGCAGATTATGAGGTCTGAGTTCTCTGCTCTTCAGAGCCAGTTGGTGCTTCTCAAGCAGAAGCAGTGGCTTCTCATTGATACCCTTAGGCAATTAGAG ACAGAAAAGGTAGATCTGGAGAATACACTTGTAGATGAGAGTCAAAGGCAGGCTGTAAATGGAGGTTCCATTGATTTAAGACATGAGAAGTGCAGTG GGACTGCCACTGAATCTGATGATGATCATGAACGAGGTGATGCAGAAACTGATGAGGAAGACAACACCTTTTTTGATACACGTGACTTCCTCTCTTCAAGTTCTTTCAAAAGTAGCGGTTCTGACTTTCGTACATCGTCGTTTTCTTCTGATGGTGATGGCTTTGGGTCATCAGAAGACGATATCGATCCTTCCATCAAGTCTATTGGATGCGACTATCCACACGTTAAAAGGAGGAAAAGCTTACCTGAGCCGGTTGAAAAGGAGAAAAGTGTGAGCCTTTGGTCAATGATCAAAGACAATATAGGCAAGGATCTCACAAAAGTTTGTCTACCTGTTTACTTCAACGAGCCGCTATCTTCTCTACAAAAGTGTTTTGAGGATTTGGAATATTCATACCTTCTTGACCGAGCATTTGAATGGGGCAAAAGG GGAAATAGCCTCATGAGGATTCTTAACGTAGCTGCTTTTGCTGTATCTGGGTACGCATCAACCGAAGGAAGAATCTGCAAACCATTTAACCCATTGCTAGGTGAAACATACGAGGCAGACTATCCAGACAAAGGCCTTCGATTTTTCTCCGAAAAG GTCAGTCACCACCCTATGGTTGTGGCATGCCATTGCGATGGCACGGGATGGAAATTCTGGGCAGACAGCAATCTGAAGAGTAAATTTTGGGGTCGGTCAATTCAGCTTGATCCCGTTGGTGTATTGACTTTGCAATTTGATGATGGAGAAATCCTTCAGTGGAGTAAG GTAACTACATCAATATACAATCTTATACTTGGTAAACTGTACTGTGATCACTACGGTACAATGCGTATTGAGGGCAGTGCTGAATACTCTTGTAAACTTAAATTCAAAGAACAGTCCATCATAGACCGGAATCCTCACCAG GTTCATGGTATAGTTCAAGATAAGAGTGGGAAGACAGTGGCAACGATGTTTGGGAAATGGGATGAGAGCATGCACTATGTCACTGGTGATTGTTCTGGGAAAGGGAAATTGAGCGAAGATATGTCAGGAGCTCAACTTCTGTGGAAACGGAGCAAGCCTCCTGGAAGCCCAACAAAGTATAATCTGACACGTTTCGCAATGACGCTGAATGAGCTTACGCCTGGGCTTAAG GAGAAGCTGCCACCAACAGATTCAAGGCTGCGACCGGACCAGAGGTATCTGGAGAATGGAGAGTTTGAAATGGCCAACGAAGAGAAGTTGCGACTCGAACAGCGACAACGTCAG GCTAGGAAGATGCAGGAGAGAGGATGGAAGCCGAAGTGGTTCACGAAAGAGGAAGGGAGCGAGGCTTACCGATACAAAGGAGGGTACTGGGAAGCCCGCGAGAGCAGATCATGGGAAGACTGTCCAGATATCTTTGGTCACATCGATTCCGAACAACAAACTGAGTAA
- the LOC106335956 gene encoding oxysterol-binding protein-related protein 1C isoform X1, with amino-acid sequence MLSFCCVSTVSDHSLPMPLPEQPGVTRSEPIMTRSASHSQSYNHNHHHQSNHHPLHLHSLSFNHQSQPPPVDVKINDIVGNGIAGILHKWVNYGRGWRSRWFVLQDGVLSYYKIHGPDKIFLSPESEKGSKVIGEESARMISSHHHYKHGASHLHHRKPFGEVHLKVSSVRESRSDDKRFSIFTGTKRLHLRADTREDRATWVEALQAVKDMFPRMSNSELMAPTNNLAMSTEKLRQRLTDEGVCELAIQDCEQIMRSEFSALQSQLVLLKQKQWLLIDTLRQLETEKVDLENTLVDESQRQAVNGGSIDLRHEKCSEGTATESDDDHERGDAETDEEDNTFFDTRDFLSSSSFKSSGSDFRTSSFSSDGDGFGSSEDDIDPSIKSIGCDYPHVKRRKSLPEPVEKEKSVSLWSMIKDNIGKDLTKVCLPVYFNEPLSSLQKCFEDLEYSYLLDRAFEWGKRGNSLMRILNVAAFAVSGYASTEGRICKPFNPLLGETYEADYPDKGLRFFSEKVSHHPMVVACHCDGTGWKFWADSNLKSKFWGRSIQLDPVGVLTLQFDDGEILQWSKVTTSIYNLILGKLYCDHYGTMRIEGSAEYSCKLKFKEQSIIDRNPHQVHGIVQDKSGKTVATMFGKWDESMHYVTGDCSGKGKLSEDMSGAQLLWKRSKPPGSPTKYNLTRFAMTLNELTPGLKEKLPPTDSRLRPDQRYLENGEFEMANEEKLRLEQRQRQARKMQERGWKPKWFTKEEGSEAYRYKGGYWEARESRSWEDCPDIFGHIDSEQQTE; translated from the exons ATGCTTTCCTTCTGTTGCGTCTCTACTGTCTCCGATCACTCTCTCCCGATGCCGTTGCCGGAGCAACCCGGTGTGACACGATCCGAACCGATCATGACTCGATCTGCTTCCCATTCCCAGAGTTATAATCATAATCATCATCATCAATCCAACCACCATCCCCTCCATCTCCATAGTCTCTCCTTCAACCACCAGAGCCAACCTCCGCCGGTTGATGTGAAGATTAACGACATCGTTGGGAATGGAATCGCCGGGATATTGCATAAGTGGGTGAATTACGGTAGGGGATGGAGATCAAGGTGGTTCGTATTGCAGGATGGCGTTCTTTCGTATTATAAAATCCATGGACCTGATAAGATCTTCCTCAGTCCTGAATCCGAAAAGGGATCAAAAGTTATCGGAGAGGAGTCTGCTCGTATGATCTCTAGCCACCACCACTACAAGCACGGTGCCAGCCATCTCCATCATCGCAAGCCTTTCGGAGAAGTCCATCTCAAG GTTTCTTCGGTGCGGGAGAGCAGATCAGATGATAAGAGGTTTTCCATTTTCACTGGCACCAAGAGGCTCCACTTGCGAGCAGATACGCGTGAGGACCGAGCAACTTGGGTTGAGGCACTGCAAGCTGTTAAAGATATGTTTCCAAGGATGTCCAACAGTGAGTTGATGGCCCCTACCAACAATTTGGCCATGTCCACTGAGAAGCTTCGTCAACGCTTGACTGATGAAGGAGTTTGTGAGTTAGCTATTCAGGACTGTGAGCAGATTATGAGGTCTGAGTTCTCTGCTCTTCAGAGCCAGTTGGTGCTTCTCAAGCAGAAGCAGTGGCTTCTCATTGATACCCTTAGGCAATTAGAG ACAGAAAAGGTAGATCTGGAGAATACACTTGTAGATGAGAGTCAAAGGCAGGCTGTAAATGGAGGTTCCATTGATTTAAGACATGAGAAGTGCAGTG AAGGGACTGCCACTGAATCTGATGATGATCATGAACGAGGTGATGCAGAAACTGATGAGGAAGACAACACCTTTTTTGATACACGTGACTTCCTCTCTTCAAGTTCTTTCAAAAGTAGCGGTTCTGACTTTCGTACATCGTCGTTTTCTTCTGATGGTGATGGCTTTGGGTCATCAGAAGACGATATCGATCCTTCCATCAAGTCTATTGGATGCGACTATCCACACGTTAAAAGGAGGAAAAGCTTACCTGAGCCGGTTGAAAAGGAGAAAAGTGTGAGCCTTTGGTCAATGATCAAAGACAATATAGGCAAGGATCTCACAAAAGTTTGTCTACCTGTTTACTTCAACGAGCCGCTATCTTCTCTACAAAAGTGTTTTGAGGATTTGGAATATTCATACCTTCTTGACCGAGCATTTGAATGGGGCAAAAGG GGAAATAGCCTCATGAGGATTCTTAACGTAGCTGCTTTTGCTGTATCTGGGTACGCATCAACCGAAGGAAGAATCTGCAAACCATTTAACCCATTGCTAGGTGAAACATACGAGGCAGACTATCCAGACAAAGGCCTTCGATTTTTCTCCGAAAAG GTCAGTCACCACCCTATGGTTGTGGCATGCCATTGCGATGGCACGGGATGGAAATTCTGGGCAGACAGCAATCTGAAGAGTAAATTTTGGGGTCGGTCAATTCAGCTTGATCCCGTTGGTGTATTGACTTTGCAATTTGATGATGGAGAAATCCTTCAGTGGAGTAAG GTAACTACATCAATATACAATCTTATACTTGGTAAACTGTACTGTGATCACTACGGTACAATGCGTATTGAGGGCAGTGCTGAATACTCTTGTAAACTTAAATTCAAAGAACAGTCCATCATAGACCGGAATCCTCACCAG GTTCATGGTATAGTTCAAGATAAGAGTGGGAAGACAGTGGCAACGATGTTTGGGAAATGGGATGAGAGCATGCACTATGTCACTGGTGATTGTTCTGGGAAAGGGAAATTGAGCGAAGATATGTCAGGAGCTCAACTTCTGTGGAAACGGAGCAAGCCTCCTGGAAGCCCAACAAAGTATAATCTGACACGTTTCGCAATGACGCTGAATGAGCTTACGCCTGGGCTTAAG GAGAAGCTGCCACCAACAGATTCAAGGCTGCGACCGGACCAGAGGTATCTGGAGAATGGAGAGTTTGAAATGGCCAACGAAGAGAAGTTGCGACTCGAACAGCGACAACGTCAG GCTAGGAAGATGCAGGAGAGAGGATGGAAGCCGAAGTGGTTCACGAAAGAGGAAGGGAGCGAGGCTTACCGATACAAAGGAGGGTACTGGGAAGCCCGCGAGAGCAGATCATGGGAAGACTGTCCAGATATCTTTGGTCACATCGATTCCGAACAACAAACTGAGTAA
- the LOC106329557 gene encoding pentatricopeptide repeat-containing protein At4g08210 produces the protein MAMDLKLIAARLRHCGKLQAFKRGEYIQAQLIKQGISNNVFLANNLISMHLECKSFVDAHKVFDEMTERNIVTWTTMVSGYTSDGKPNKAIELYRSMLDSESEAPNEFLFSAVLKACGLVGDLQLGRLIHERIGEENMKGDVVLMNGVLDMYVKNRRLREANKAFSEISQPNLTSWNTLLSGYCKEGLVDEAVRLFHRIPQPNAVSWNCLISGFVDKGSPRALEFLVMMHREGLKLDGFALPCGLKACSFGGLLTMGKQLHCCVLKSGLQSSSFVRSALIDMYSNCCSLSDAVDLFRQAKLHNTVAVSNSMLSGFLINDENEAALRMLLQMYQSGLSFDSYTLSGALKICTNLINLRLGLQVHGLVVISGYELDYIVGSILVDLHANVGNVQDAHRLFHRLSNKDIIAFSGLIRGCVKAGFYSLAFDLFGELIKLGLDADQFVISSILKACSSLASLGWGKQVHGLCVKKGYESEPVTATGLIDMYVKCGEIDNGVVLFDGMLERDVVSWTGIIVGCGQNGRAKEAIRYFREMIDSGVEPNEVTFYGVVSACRHSGMLEEARFILESMRSEYGLEPCVEHYYCVVDLLGQAGRFQEAEEIIKGMPFEPDKTIWMSLLTACGTHKNAELVTVIAEKLLNSFSEDPSVYTCISNVYAAMGMWDRLGEVREAAKKLGTKESGLSWIDIA, from the coding sequence ATGGCAATGGACTTGAAGCTTATAGCAGCAAGGTTACGCCATTGCGGGAAGCTGCAAGCTTTTAAGCGTGGGGAATATATTCAAGCTCAGCTAATTAAACAAGGTATCTCCAATAACGTTTTCCTTGCAAACAACCTGATCTCGATGCATCTGGAATGTAAGTCGTTCGTTGATGCACATAAAGTGTTCGATGAAATGACTGAGAGAAACATCGTCACTTGGACGACGATGGTCTCTGGGTATACAAGCGATGGCAAACCAAACAAGGCTATCGAACTATACAGAAGCATGTTAGATTCGGAATCAGAAGCTCCCAACGAGTTTTTGTTTTCTGCAGTTTTGAAAGCTTGTGGGTTAGTGGGTGATCTTCAGCTGGGCCGTTTGATCCACGAAAGAATTGGTGAAGAGAACATGAAAGGTGATGTTGTTTTGATGAATGGTGTTTTGGATATGTATGTTAAGAACAGGAGACTTAGGGAAGCTAATAAAGCTTTTTCTGAGATTTCACAGCCTAATTTAACTTCGTGGAACACTCTCCTTTCTGGTTACTGTAAAGAAGGTTTGGTTGACGAAGCGGTTCGTTTGTTTCATCGGATTCCGCAGCCAAATGCTGTGTCTTGGAACTGTTTAATCTCTGGGTTTGTCGATAAAGGTAGTCCTCGTGCGTTGGAGTTTCTAGTTATGATGCACAGAGAAGGACTCAAGCTAGATGGTTTTGCTTTACCATGTGGTCTTAAAGCTTGCAGCTTTGGTGGCTTATTAACAATGGGGAAACAGCTGCATTGTTGTGTCCTAAAGTCGGGTTTGCAGTCTAGCTCCTTCGTACGCTCTGCCCTTATCGATATGTACTCGAACTGCTGTTCTCTAAGTGATGCAGTTGATCTATTTCGTCAGGCAAAACTTCATAATACTGTTGCTGTTTCGAACTCTATGCTCTCTGGATTTTTGATTAACGACGAGAATGAAGCGGCGTTAAGGATGCTTTTGCAGATGTATCAATCAGGGTTGAGTTTTGATTCCTACACTCTAAGTGGTGCGTTAAAGATATGCACCAACCTAATCAACTTGAGACTCGGGCTTCAGGTGCATGGTTTAGTTGTAATCAGTGGTTATGAGTTGGATTACATAGTAGGAAGCATTCTTGTTGATCTACACGCAAACGTAGGGAATGTCCAAGATGCGCATAGACTGTTTCATAGGCTTTCAAATAAAGATATCATTGCTTTCTCTGGCCTGATAAGAGGCTGTGTGAAAGCAGGTTTCTACTCTTTAGCGTTTGATCTGTTTGGAGAGTTAATCAAACTGGGACTCGATGCTGACCAGTTCGTCATCTCGAGTATTCTCAAAGCCTGTTCAAGTTTAGCGTCTCTTGGATGGGGAAAACAGGTTCATGGGCTGTGTGTAAAGAAAGGTTACGAGTCAGAACCAGTCACAGCGACAGGACTAATAGATATGTATGTGAAATGTGGCGAGATAGACAATGGTGTTGTGTTGTTTGACGGTATGTTGGAAAGAGATGTCGTGTCTTGGACAGGGATAATTGTTGGTTGCGGACAAAACGGACGAGCCAAAGAAGCGATTCGGTATTTCCGCGAGATGATTGATTCTGGAGTTGAACCAAATGAGGTAACTTTTTACGGGGTTGTCTCTGCTTGTCGACATTCTGGGATGCTTGAAGAAGCGAGATTCATACTCGAATCGATGAGATCTGAGTATGGTCTTGAACCGTGCGTAGAGCATTATTATTGCGTGGTTGATCTTCTTGGTCAAGCGGGGAGGTTCCAAGAGGCAGAGGAGATCATAAAGGGAATGCCGTTTGAGCCGGATAAAACGATATGGATGTCTCTGCTCACTGCTTGTGGAACTCACAAGAATGCTGAACTGGTCACTGTAATAGCTGAGAAACTGCTTAATAGTTTTTCAGAAGATCCGTCGGTTTATACATGTATTTCGAACGTTTATGCAGCTATGGGAATGTGGGATCGGTTAGGTGAAGTGAGAGAAGCTGCTAAGAAGTTAGGGACAAAAGAATCTGGCTTGAGCTGGATTGATATTGCCTGA